Proteins encoded by one window of Melanotaenia boesemani isolate fMelBoe1 chromosome 10, fMelBoe1.pri, whole genome shotgun sequence:
- the csnk2a2b gene encoding casein kinase II subunit alpha' — MPGPVAGSKSRVYTDVNTLKSREYWDYEAHVPNWNNQEDYQLVRKLGRGKYSEVFEAINITNNEKVVVKILKPVKKKKIKREIKILENLRGGTNIIRLVDTVKDPVSRTPALVFECINNTDFKELYQKLTDFDIRFYMYELLKALDYCHSMGIMHRDVKPHNVMIDHQLRKLRLIDWGLAEFYHPSQEYNVRVASRYFKGPELLVDYQMYDYSLDMWSLGCMLASMIFQKEPFFHGQDNYDQLVRIAKVLGTDELFGYLRKYHIELDPRFKDLLGQQSRKRWEQFVQTENQHLVSPEALDLLDKLLRYDHQQRLTATEAMEHPYFYPVVKEQSLSNSDNNMVSSGNTTAR; from the exons ATGCCGGGTCCGGTGGCCGGTAGCAAGTCCCGTGTGTACACAGATGTCAACACGCTGAAGAGTCGAGAGTACTGGGATTACGAGGCCCACGTTCCCAACTGGAA CAACCAGGAGGACTACCAGCTAGTTCGTAAGCTGGGCAGAGGGAAATACAGCGAAGTCTTTGAAGCTATCAACATCACCAACAATGAGAAGGTGGTGGTCAAGATCCTGAAG CCggtcaagaagaagaagatcaaGCGAGAGATCAAGATTCTGGAGAACCTGCGAGGAGGAACTAACATAATCCGACTCGTGGACACAGTCAAAGACCCAGTG TCCAGAACTCCAGCACTCGTCTTTGAATGCATCAATAACACAGACTTCAAG GAGTTGTACCAGAAGTTGACAGATTTTGACATCCGTTTCTATATGTACGAACTACTGAAG gctCTGGACTACTGTCACAGTATGGGAATCATGCACCGTGACGTCAAGCCTCACAATGTGATGATCGACCATCAGTTAAGAAAG CTACGCCTTATTGACTGGGGTTTGGCAGAGTTCTACCACCCGTCCCAGGAGTACAACGTCAGAGTGGCCTCACGATACTTCAAAGGCCCTGAGCTGCTGGTGGACTACcag ATGTACGATTACAGTCTGGACATGTGGAGTTTGGGCTGTATGCTGGCCAGTATGATCTTTCAGAAAGAGCCCTTCTTCCATGGACAAGACAACTACGACCAG cTTGTGCGAATTGCCAAAGTCCTGGGGACAGACGAGCTCTTCGGTTACTTGCGGAAATATCACATCGAACTGGACCCGCGTTTCAAAGACCTGCTTGGACA GCAGAGCAGGAAGCGCTGGGAACAGTTTGTGCAGACAGAGAACCAGCACTTAGTAAGCCCTGAAGCCTTGGACCTGCTGGACAAGCTGCTACGCTACGACCACCAACAGAGACTGACGGCCACAGAAGCCATGGAGCATCCCTACTTCT ACCCCGTAGTAAAGGAACAGTCTCTGTCGAACTCTGACAACAACATGGTTTCCAGTGGCAACACTACAGCTCGATGA